From a single Brassica napus cultivar Da-Ae chromosome C9, Da-Ae, whole genome shotgun sequence genomic region:
- the LOC106397995 gene encoding AAA-ATPase At3g28600-like has product MIMMGNTFGSGMASVFFLWATVQQFFPNHLKIAIKECLISSIQQFTFVQRLSDRFITFFSPYVEIKISQYDGYQYNHAFASIETYLGEKATDKAKHLRASQVKESKDLVLKRDDTRTRDEYKGVNVWWEIETDSEGFRTYKLTFHRRSRDIVTNSYMKHIFEEGKLIDAKNKKMKLYTNNPSSSWGPNKTALWRCIDFEHPASFDTLAMDSKKKEEILNDLAAFSNGKEYYKKIGKAWKRGYLLYGPPGTGKSTMIAAMANLLNYSIYDVELTAIKDNSELRKLLIGTATKSIIVIEDIDCSLDLTGQRSFKKKKKKKKKKERFLMSWKKEKDKDQEEGKEENKSFVTLSGLLNFIDGIWSACGQERIIVFTTNHLAKLDPALIRRGRMDMHIELSYCTFEAFKILAKNYLDLDTHPLYTKIESLLKETKIAPADVAENLMKKKSEIDADGSLNDLIDALEGKNAQKATVDESSEKHGIKRFNPFRNLF; this is encoded by the coding sequence ATGATAATGATGGGAAACACATTTGGTTCAGGCATGGCGAGTGTGTTTTTCTTATGGGCAACCGTTCAACAGTTCTTCCCTAATCACCTCAAGATCGCCATTAAGGAGTGTTTAATCTCTTCAATCCAACAATTCACCTTTGTCCAGAGACTTTCAGACAGATTCATCACTTTCTTCTCTCCTTACGTCGAAATTAAAATCTCTCAGTACGATGGTTATCAATACAATCACGCCTTCGCATCCATCGAGACCTACCTTGGTGAAAAAGCTACCGACAAAGCCAAGCATCTCAGAGCAAGCCAGGTCAAAGAGAGCAAAGACTTGGTCTTGAAACGAGACGACACTAGAACCCGAGATGAGTACAAAGGAGTTAACGTCTGGTGGGAGATTGAAACTGATTCCGAAGGGTTTAGAACATACAAACTCACTTTCCATCGACGGTCACGTGACATTGTAACGAATTCTTACATGAAACACATTTTTGAAGAAGGGAAACTGATAGACGCCAAGAACAAGAAGATGAAGCTGTATACAAACAACCCTAGCTCTAGCTGGGGTCCTAACAAGACTGCTTTATGGAGATGCATTGATTTTGAGCATCCCGCGAGTTTTGATACATTAGCTATGGAttcaaagaagaaggaagagatcTTGAATGATCTTGCTGCGTTTAGTAATGGGAAAGAGTACTACAAGAAGATTGGGAAAGCTTGGAAGAGGGGTTACTTGCTGTATGGGCCACCGGGGACCGGTAAATCCACAATGATAGCTGCAATGGcgaatttattaaactatagtATCTATGATGTTGAGCTCACAGCTATAAAGGACAACTCGGAGTTGAGGAAGCTACTCATTGGTACAGCTACTAAGTCTATAATTGTAATTGAAGACATTGATTGTTCTTTGGATCTAACGGGTCAAAGaagtttcaagaagaagaagaagaagaagaagaagaaggagaggttCTTGATGAGttggaaaaaagaaaaagataaagacCAAGAAGAAGGCAAAGAAGAGAACAAGAGTTTTGTAACGCTTTCTGGTCTTTTAAACTTCATAGATGGGATCTGGTCTGCTTGTGGACAAGAGAGGATCATTGTCTTCACGACGAATCACTTGGCTAAACTTGACCCGGCTTTAATCAGGAGAGGGAGAATGGATATGCACATTGAGCTGTCTTACTGTACTTTCGAGGCGTTCAAGATTCTTGCCAAGAACTACTTGGATCTTGATACTCATCCTCTGTACACTAAAATAGAGTCTTTGTTGAAGGAAACGAAGATTGCACCAGCTGATGTCGCCGAGaacttgatgaagaagaagagtgaaatAGATGCTGATGGATCACTGAATGATCTGATTGATGCTCTGGAGGGGAAGAATGCTCAGAAAGCCACAGTAGATGAAAGCAGTGAGAAACATGGTATCAAAAGATTTAATCCATTCCGCAATTTATTTTAA
- the LOC106397993 gene encoding uncharacterized protein LOC106397993, whose amino-acid sequence MEIFKKAETVRLRSYHDKYLLADDDEDSVNQDRDGRCMNARWTVEILEEANVIRLKSCFGKYLTASNMPLYLGMTGKKVTQTLPRRLDSSTEWEPVREGVQVRLKTRYGQYLRANGGLPPWRNSVTHDVPHRSTTQDWVLWDIDILEIRKKKPPQPILPPPPPPPEVLMATIDDHAEHNSPKEFSLKSPRFSKTEVEDRVSSPGKADGRLIYYRVGDEDGNVDEGAKEELFCFKGLGLEELKQKLEEETGLSDVSICSKNPLNGKLYPLRLHLPPNNSKMHVVLIPSSSKGDDASTS is encoded by the exons ATGGAGATTTTCAAGAAGGCTGAAACCGTGCGTTTACGTAGCTACCATGACAAGTACCTTCTAGCAGACGACGACGAAGATTCCGTGAACCAAGACAGAGACGGACGTTGCATGAACGCTAGATGGACGGTGGAGATTCTAGAAGAAGCAAACGTGATCCGTCTCAAAAGCTGTTTTGGCAAGTACCTAACCGCATCAAACATGCCATTGTACCTTGGCATGACAGGCAAGAAGGTAACGCAGACGCTGCCACGTCGTCTGGACTCATCAACTGAATGGGAACCCGTTAGAGAAGGCGTTCAAGTTAGGCTCAAGACAAG GTATGGGCAGTATCTTCGAGCTAATGGAGGTTTACCACCATGGAGAAACTCAGTCACACATGATGTTCCTCATAGGTCAACCACACAGGATTGGGTTTTGTGGGATATTGATATTTTGGAAATCAGAAAGAAGAAACCACCACAACCTATTCTCccgcctcctccaccaccaccagagGTTCTGATGGCAACAATAGATGATCACGCTGAGCACAACTCACCCAAAGAGTTCTCTCTCAAGTCCCCAAGATTTTCTAAAACAGAG GTTGAAGATAGAGTCAGCTCACCAGGCAAGGCAGATGGGAGACTAATTTATTACAGGGTTGGGGATGAAGATGGGAACGTGGATGAAGGAGCAAAGGAAGAGCTTTTCTGTTTCAAGGGACTGGGACTAGAGGAGCTGAAACagaagcttgaagaagagacaGGTCTGAGTGATGTATCAATCTGTTCCAAGAACCCTTTAAACGGCAAATTATATCCCCTTAGGCTGCATCTCCCTCCCAACAACTCAAAGATGCATGTCGTTTTGATCCCTTCCTCTTCAAAag GGGATGATGCAAGCACATCTTGA
- the LOC106402115 gene encoding serine/threonine-protein kinase PBL36 — translation MMGTGQDSVKPEKGKVLSKKKNGFWFRIKLMFSCISSRSKVDSSTLVEPKTVIEKREGDPPSCPDNNGSTTPLISGELKYSSKLRIFMFNDLKLATRNFRPESLLGEGGFGCVFKGWIEENGTAPVKPGTGLTVAVKTLNPDGLQGHKEWLAEINFLGNLVHPSLVKLVGYCMEDDQRLLVYEFMPRGSLENHLFRRTLPLPWSVRMKIAVGAANGLAFLHEEAEKPVIYRDFKTSNILLDAEYNAKLSDFGLAKDAPDEKKSHVSTRVMGTYGYAAPEYVMTGHLSTKSDVYSFGVVLLEILTGRRAVDKSRPNGEQNLVECARPHLLDKKRFYRLLDPRLEGHYSIKGAQKATQVAAQCLNRDCKARPKMSEVVEALKPLPSLKDFASSSSSFQTMQPVGKNGVRTQGGGGFVSRNGVPLRSLSSLNLPQGSSPYRYARQSPKPKG, via the exons ATGATGGGTACAGGGCAAGACTCTGTTAAACCTGAAAAGGGGAAGGTGCTGAGTAAAAAGAAGAATGGGTTTTGGTTCAGAATCAAGCTCATGTTTAGCTGCATCTCTTCCAGATCAAAAGTTGATAGTTCCACACTTGTTG AACCTAAGACTGTTATTGAGAAGCGTGAAGGTGATCCACCTAGCTGTCCGGATAACAACGGTTCCACAACACCACTAATCAGTGGGGAACTGAAGTATTCATCCAAGCTGAGGATCTTCATGTTTAACGACCTCAAGTTAGCCACTAGGAACTTCAGACCAGAGTCTCTTCTCGGTGAAGGTGGGTTCGGATGCGTTTTCAAAGGATGGATTGAGGAAAACGGAACCGCGCCCGTCAAGCCTGGAACTGGTCTAACAGTAGCAGTCAAAACGCTGAACCCGGATGGCCTTCAAGGCCACAAGGAGTGGCTG GCTGAGATTAACTTTCTTGGAAACCTTGTTCACCCAAGCTTGGTTAAACTGGTGGGATATTGCATGGAAGATGATCAAAGGCTGCTTGTTTACGAGTTTATGCCTAGAGGGAGTTTGGAGAATCATCTTTTCAGAA gGACATTACCTCTCCCTTGGTCTGTGAGAATGAAAATCGCGGTCGGTGCAGCTAATGGTCTTGCCTTTCTTCATGAGGAAGCTGAGAAGCCTGTCATTTACCGCGATTTCAAAACATCTAACATCTTACTAGACGCG GAATATAACGCAAAGCTCTCTGATTTTGGACTTGCTAAAGATGCTCCAGATGAGAAAAAATCACATGTATCAACCAGAGTCATGGGAACATATGGTTATGCAGCTCCTGAGTATGTAATGACTG GACATTTGTCGACGAAGAGTGATGTATACAGCTTTGGAGTAGTGTTACTTGAGATACTAACTGGACGAAGAGCAGTGGATAAAAGCCGTCCCAACGGTGAACAAAACTTGGTAGAATGTGCGAGACCTCATCTTTTAGACAAGAAGAGGTTTTACAGACTGTTAGATCCTCGCCTTGAGGGTCACTACTCGATCAAAGGTGCTCAGAAGGCCACACAAGTAGCGGCGCAGTGTCTGAACCGAGACTGCAAAGCTAGACCAAAGATGAGTGAAGTGGTCGAAGCCTTAAAGCCGTTACCGAGTCTTAAAGACTTTGCTAGCTCGTCTTCTTCTTTCCAAACTATGCAGCCGGTTGGGAAGAACGGTGTGAGAACACAAGGAGGTGGAGGGTTTGTGTCGAGGAATGGAGTGCCTTTGAGGAGTTTGTCTAGCTTAAACTTGCCTCAAGGTTCTTCGCCTTATCGGTATGCTCGTCAGTCACCAAAGCCTAAGGGATAA